A region of Bacillus cabrialesii DNA encodes the following proteins:
- the bioB gene encoding biotin synthase BioB: MNQWMELADRVLAGVEVTDEEALSILNCPDEDILLLMHGAFHIRKHFYGKKVKLNMIMNAKSGLCPENCGYCSQSSISNAPIQSYRMVNKETLLEGAKRAHDLNIGTYCIVASGRGPSNREVDQVVDAVQEIKETYGLKVCACLGLLKPEQAKRLKEAGVDRYNHNLNTSQRNHSNITTSHTYDDRVNTVEIAKESGLSPCSGAIIGMKETKRDVIDIAKSLKALDADSIPVNFLHAIDGTPLEGVNELNPLYCLKVLALFRFINPSKEIRISGGREVNLRSLQPLGLYAANSIFVGDYLTTAGQEETEDHKMLNDLGFEVESVEEMKASLSVKS; the protein is encoded by the coding sequence ATGAATCAATGGATGGAACTTGCAGACAGGGTGCTGGCTGGGGTAGAAGTGACCGACGAAGAGGCGCTTTCTATTTTAAACTGTCCAGATGAAGATATTTTGCTTTTAATGCACGGAGCTTTTCACATCAGAAAACACTTTTACGGAAAAAAAGTGAAGCTCAATATGATTATGAATGCCAAATCAGGGCTCTGTCCGGAAAACTGCGGCTATTGTTCACAGTCTTCGATTTCAAACGCGCCGATTCAGTCTTATCGGATGGTGAATAAGGAAACGCTTCTGGAAGGCGCTAAGCGGGCGCACGATCTGAATATCGGCACATATTGTATCGTGGCAAGCGGCAGGGGGCCGTCTAACAGAGAAGTGGATCAGGTCGTAGACGCGGTGCAGGAAATTAAAGAAACATATGGACTGAAGGTTTGTGCGTGTCTCGGACTGTTAAAGCCTGAGCAGGCGAAGCGGCTGAAGGAAGCCGGAGTAGACCGCTATAATCATAATTTGAATACGTCACAGCGAAACCATTCAAACATCACGACTTCGCATACATACGATGACAGGGTCAATACGGTCGAAATCGCAAAAGAATCGGGGCTGTCTCCATGTTCCGGCGCCATTATCGGAATGAAGGAGACGAAACGGGACGTCATCGACATTGCAAAAAGCTTAAAGGCCCTTGACGCGGATTCCATTCCGGTGAATTTTTTGCATGCGATTGACGGCACGCCGCTAGAAGGCGTCAACGAACTAAACCCGCTGTATTGTTTGAAAGTACTGGCGCTGTTCCGTTTTATCAATCCGTCAAAAGAAATCCGCATTTCAGGAGGAAGAGAGGTCAATCTCCGCTCATTGCAGCCATTAGGGCTTTACGCCGCTAACTCCATTTTTGTCGGAGATTACTTAACAACTGCCGGGCAAGAGGAGACGGAGGACCATAAAATGCTGAATGATTTAGGCTTTGAAGTCGAATCAGTCGAAGAAATGAAGGCCAGTTT
- the bioD gene encoding dethiobiotin synthase — MRGFFVTGTDTEVGKTVISSGLAALLREHNKDVGVFKPFLSGISRHHPESDTSLLKDMSQTGLSHEDITPFAFNAPLAPYVAGKLEGKAVTMGAVLRHWERIREKHECYIVEGAGGISVPLGEDYLVSHVIKALQLPMIIVARPHLGTINHTFLTVQYAKSMGLPIAGIVINGISDSPDDDEKTNPEMIERLCGVPILGITPKLENVTKETVLHMAKDHINLSLLMNQVGV, encoded by the coding sequence TTGAGGGGTTTTTTTGTGACAGGAACAGATACAGAAGTGGGGAAAACGGTGATATCCAGCGGACTTGCCGCTTTATTGAGAGAACATAACAAAGACGTCGGAGTCTTTAAACCTTTTTTAAGCGGTATATCCCGTCATCATCCGGAGAGCGACACGAGTCTCTTAAAAGACATGTCACAGACGGGTCTTTCTCATGAAGATATTACGCCTTTTGCCTTCAATGCGCCGCTTGCGCCATATGTCGCAGGAAAGCTGGAGGGAAAGGCTGTCACCATGGGGGCGGTTTTGCGCCATTGGGAGCGGATAAGAGAGAAACATGAATGCTACATCGTAGAAGGTGCTGGCGGTATTTCTGTGCCGCTGGGAGAGGATTATTTAGTCAGTCACGTTATCAAAGCGTTGCAGCTTCCGATGATTATTGTGGCTCGTCCTCATCTCGGAACCATTAATCATACCTTTTTAACTGTCCAATATGCAAAAAGCATGGGTCTGCCAATCGCCGGAATTGTCATCAATGGAATCAGTGATTCTCCTGATGATGATGAAAAAACCAATCCTGAGATGATTGAGCGCTTATGCGGTGTGCCGATTTTAGGGATTACGCCAAAGCTTGAAAACGTTACGAAAGAAACGGTTCTGCATATGGCAAAAGACCATATCAATCTATCATTACTGATGAATCAAGTGGGGGTATGA
- the bioF gene encoding 8-amino-7-oxononanoate synthase: protein MKIDAWLHERLDSVKEAGVYRNLRTMNGAPVPERRIDGKDQTVWSSNNYLGLASHSRLISAAQEALHQFGAGSSGSRLTTGNSVWHEKLEKKIAGFKRTEAALLFSSGYLANIGVLSSLPEKEDVILSDQLNHASMIDGCRLSKADTVVYQHIDMDDLENKLNETQRYQRRFIVTDGIFSMDGTIAPLDQIISLAKRYHAFVIVDDAHATGVLGESGGGTSEYFGVCPDIVIGTLSKAVGTEGGFAAGSAIFIDFLLNHARTFIFQTAIPPASCAAAYEALGMIEACGEKRELLFSYINMIRTSLKDMGYLVKGDHTPIIPVVIGDTRKTVTFAEKLQDNGIYAPAIRPPTVAPGESRIRLTITADHSLGDIEHLLTSFHSIGKELHII, encoded by the coding sequence TTGAAGATTGACGCCTGGTTACACGAGCGATTAGACAGTGTGAAGGAAGCCGGCGTATACCGTAACCTGCGGACAATGAATGGGGCTCCGGTTCCAGAGAGGAGAATTGACGGCAAGGATCAAACGGTCTGGTCCTCAAACAATTATTTAGGACTTGCAAGCCACAGCCGCTTGATCTCTGCGGCCCAAGAAGCACTGCACCAATTTGGGGCGGGAAGCAGCGGCTCCCGTTTAACGACAGGCAATTCGGTCTGGCATGAAAAGCTTGAAAAAAAGATTGCCGGCTTTAAACGGACGGAAGCGGCTTTACTGTTTTCGAGCGGTTATTTGGCCAATATCGGTGTCCTTTCATCATTACCAGAAAAAGAAGATGTCATTTTAAGTGATCAATTGAATCATGCAAGTATGATTGACGGCTGCCGTCTGTCTAAGGCTGATACAGTTGTTTATCAGCATATTGATATGGATGATCTTGAAAACAAGCTGAATGAAACACAGCGTTATCAGCGCCGTTTTATCGTTACAGACGGAATATTCAGCATGGATGGCACGATCGCCCCTCTTGATCAGATCATCTCACTTGCCAAACGTTATCATGCCTTCGTGATCGTTGATGATGCCCACGCCACAGGTGTTTTAGGTGAATCAGGAGGAGGAACGAGTGAATACTTTGGCGTTTGTCCTGACATTGTGATTGGCACCTTAAGCAAAGCTGTCGGCACGGAAGGCGGCTTTGCGGCAGGTTCAGCGATCTTTATCGATTTTTTGCTAAACCATGCCAGAACATTTATCTTTCAAACCGCGATTCCGCCAGCCAGCTGTGCGGCAGCTTACGAGGCTCTCGGCATGATTGAAGCCTGCGGGGAAAAACGGGAGCTTTTATTTTCGTATATTAACATGATCAGAACCAGTCTGAAGGATATGGGTTACTTGGTGAAAGGGGATCACACGCCGATTATTCCTGTGGTCATCGGCGATACCCGAAAAACGGTTACATTTGCTGAAAAGCTGCAGGACAATGGGATTTACGCCCCTGCCATTCGGCCGCCGACCGTTGCGCCCGGTGAAAGCCGAATCCGATTAACCATCACTGCTGACCACAGTTTGGGTGATATTGAACATTTGCTGACATCATTTCATTCCATTGGAAAGGAGCTGCACATCATTTGA
- the bioA gene encoding adenosylmethionine--8-amino-7-oxononanoate transaminase → MTHDLIENSKKHLWLPFTQMKDYDENPLIIESGNGIKVKDINGKEYYDGFSSVWLNVHGHRKKELDDAIKNQLGKIAHSTLLGMTNVPATQLAEALIGISPAKLTRVFYSDSGAEAMEIALKMAFQYWKNIGKPEKQTFIAMKNGYHGDTIGAVSVGSIELFHHVYGPLMFDSYKAPIPYVYRSESGDPDECRDACLRELEQLLEEHHEEIAALSIESMVQGASGMIVMPEGYLAGVRELCTTYDVLMIVDEVATGFGRTGKMFACEHENVQPDLMAAGKGITGGYLPIAVTFATEDIYKAFYDDYENLKTFFHGHSYTGNQLGCAVALENLALFETENIVEQVAEKSKKLHVLLQGLHELPYVGDIRQLGFMCGAELVQSKETKKPYPADRRVGYKVSLKMRELGMLTRPLGDVIAFLPPLASTAEELEEMVSIMKRAIQEVTGLED, encoded by the coding sequence ATGACTCATGATTTGATAGAAAACAGTAAAAAGCACCTCTGGCTGCCTTTTACCCAAATGAAAGATTATGATGAAAACCCCTTAATCATCGAAAGCGGCAATGGAATCAAAGTCAAAGACATAAACGGCAAGGAATACTATGACGGTTTTTCTTCTGTTTGGCTTAATGTCCACGGGCACCGCAAAAAGGAGTTAGATGACGCGATAAAAAATCAGCTCGGAAAAATCGCGCACTCCACGTTATTGGGCATGACCAACGTTCCTGCAACTCAGCTTGCCGAAGCATTAATCGGCATCAGTCCAGCAAAGCTCACGCGAGTTTTCTATTCAGACAGCGGTGCCGAAGCGATGGAAATAGCCTTGAAAATGGCGTTTCAGTATTGGAAGAACATCGGAAAGCCTGAGAAACAAACATTTATCGCTATGAAAAATGGCTATCACGGCGATACGATTGGCGCCGTCAGTGTCGGTTCAATTGAGCTGTTCCACCACGTATACGGGCCGTTAATGTTTGATAGTTACAAAGCGCCGATTCCTTATGTATATCGCTCTGAAAGCGGCGATCCTGATGAGTGCCGTGATGCGTGCCTGCGAGAGCTTGAACAGCTGCTCGAGGAACATCATGAGGAAATTGCCGCGCTTTCCATTGAATCAATGGTTCAAGGGGCGTCCGGTATGATCGTGATGCCGGAGGGATATTTGGCGGGCGTGCGAGAGCTATGTACAACGTATGATGTCTTAATGATTGTTGATGAAGTGGCTACAGGCTTTGGCCGTACCGGAAAAATGTTTGCGTGTGAGCACGAGAATGTCCAGCCTGATCTGATGGCTGCCGGCAAAGGCATTACAGGAGGCTATTTGCCAATCGCCGTTACGTTTGCCACTGAAGACATCTACAAGGCATTCTATGATGATTATGAAAACCTAAAAACCTTTTTTCACGGCCATTCCTATACAGGAAATCAGCTTGGCTGTGCAGTTGCGCTTGAAAATCTGGCATTATTTGAAACTGAAAATATTGTGGAACAAGTAGCGGAAAAAAGCAAAAAGCTCCATGTCCTTCTGCAAGGTCTGCACGAACTTCCTTATGTTGGAGATATTCGCCAGCTTGGCTTTATGTGCGGCGCGGAGCTCGTTCAATCAAAGGAAACCAAAAAGCCTTATCCAGCTGATCGGCGGGTTGGCTATAAAGTTTCCTTAAAGATGCGCGAGCTTGGCATGCTGACAAGGCCGCTGGGGGACGTGATTGCATTTCTGCCTCCTCTCGCCAGCACAGCTGAAGAGCTTGAGGAAATGGTTTCCATTATGAAACGAGCGATCCAAGAGGTAACCGGCCTTGAAGATTGA
- the bioW gene encoding 6-carboxyhexanoate--CoA ligase, translated as MQEETFYSVRMRASKNGSHEEGGKHISGGERLIPFHEMTRTVNALLEKGLSHSRGKPDFMQIQFEEVREPIKTIQPLPVHTNEVSSPEEGQKLARLLLEREGVAREVIEKAYEQIPEWSGVRGAVLFDIHSGKRIDQTKGKGVRVSRMDWPDTNFEKWALHCHVPSNSRIKEALALASKVSRHPAAVAELCWSDDPDYITGYVAGKKMGYQRITAMKEYGTEEGCRIFFVDGSKDANTYIQDLEKQPILIEWEEVHDS; from the coding sequence ATGCAAGAAGAAACATTTTATAGTGTCAGAATGAGGGCTTCCAAGAATGGATCTCATGAAGAGGGCGGAAAGCATATATCCGGCGGAGAACGGCTTATTCCTTTCCATGAGATGACGCGTACAGTCAATGCCTTATTAGAAAAAGGGCTATCTCATTCAAGAGGAAAACCTGATTTTATGCAAATTCAATTTGAAGAGGTTCGTGAACCGATCAAAACCATCCAGCCATTGCCAGTGCATACGAATGAAGTAAGCTCTCCTGAAGAGGGACAAAAGCTTGCCCGATTGTTATTAGAAAGAGAAGGCGTTGCCAGAGAAGTAATTGAAAAAGCATACGAACAAATTCCTGAATGGTCGGGTGTCAGGGGAGCGGTTTTGTTTGATATTCACTCTGGCAAGCGAATTGATCAAACAAAAGGAAAAGGGGTGCGGGTCTCCAGAATGGATTGGCCGGACACCAATTTTGAAAAATGGGCGCTTCACTGTCACGTGCCGTCAAATTCTAGAATAAAAGAGGCACTTGCGCTCGCTTCAAAGGTTAGCCGGCACCCGGCAGCCGTTGCAGAACTATGCTGGTCAGATGACCCTGATTACATAACAGGCTACGTTGCGGGTAAGAAAATGGGCTATCAGCGTATTACAGCAATGAAAGAATACGGGACAGAAGAGGGCTGCAGAATCTTTTTTGTTGATGGCTCCAAAGATGCAAACACGTACATACAAGATTTGGAGAAGCAGCCTATTTTGATAGAGTGGGAGGAAGTCCATGACTCATGA
- a CDS encoding dienelactone hydrolase family protein, producing the protein MSTGRRKQLFRLLGDLPDRRQISTEILCIEEREGNIIETLLLDINGHEKVPAYFVKPASAEGPCPAVLFQHSHGGRYDRGKSELIEGADYLKAPSFADELTALGYGVLAIDHWGFGDRRGKTESEMFKEMLLTGKVMWGMMIYDSLRALDYMQSRPDIQPDRIGTIGMSMGGLMAWWTAALDDRIKVCVDLCSQADHHVLIKTQNLDRHGFYYYVPSLAKHFSATEIQSLIAPRPHLSLVGVHDRLTPVEGVNKIEKELTAVYAGQGASDGYRVVRSASGHFETAVMRHEAVRFLQKWL; encoded by the coding sequence ATGAGTACGGGAAGAAGAAAGCAGCTGTTTCGATTGCTTGGAGATTTGCCTGATCGGAGGCAAATCAGCACGGAGATATTGTGTATTGAAGAAAGAGAAGGAAACATCATTGAAACGCTCCTGCTTGATATAAACGGACATGAAAAGGTGCCTGCTTATTTTGTGAAGCCGGCGTCCGCAGAAGGACCGTGTCCAGCCGTATTGTTTCAGCATTCGCACGGAGGCCGGTATGACAGGGGGAAAAGTGAACTGATTGAAGGAGCGGATTATTTGAAAGCGCCTTCTTTTGCCGATGAGCTGACTGCTCTCGGGTACGGCGTTCTTGCGATTGACCATTGGGGATTTGGAGATCGGCGGGGAAAAACGGAAAGCGAAATGTTTAAAGAAATGCTTCTTACCGGAAAAGTAATGTGGGGGATGATGATTTATGACAGTTTAAGAGCGTTAGATTATATGCAGTCACGCCCTGATATTCAGCCTGACAGAATCGGAACCATCGGCATGTCTATGGGAGGATTGATGGCGTGGTGGACAGCGGCGCTCGATGATCGGATTAAGGTGTGCGTGGATTTGTGCAGCCAGGCAGATCATCATGTGCTGATCAAAACACAGAATCTAGATCGGCACGGCTTTTATTATTACGTCCCGTCGCTTGCAAAGCATTTTTCAGCAACGGAGATCCAAAGCCTGATCGCGCCGCGCCCGCACCTTAGCCTTGTGGGCGTTCACGACCGGTTAACGCCGGTTGAAGGTGTGAACAAAATCGAAAAAGAATTGACAGCGGTGTATGCTGGACAGGGTGCTTCTGATGGCTATCGGGTGGTCCGTTCCGCTTCGGGCCATTTTGAAACAGCAGTCATGAGACATGAAGCTGTCCGCTTTTTGCAAAAGTGGCTGTGA
- a CDS encoding LacI family DNA-binding transcriptional regulator, giving the protein MVRIKDIALKANVSSATVSRILNEDESLSVAGETRQRVIHIAEELGYQTVAKRRKARGQKQRAQPLIGVLSCLSPDQERQDPYFSSIRKGIEKECFEQEIFITNSIHLGSFQEHIFRELDGVIVIGRVHDEAVTHISGRLKHAVFINHSPDPQAYDSIGIDFESASCQAIDHLVNLGYKRLGYIGGQEKEHTLKDGQSIRRTIEDKRLTAFLEFAAPKPEHVLTGEYSMREGFRLMKKAIAQGNLPEAFFIASDSMAIGALKALQEAGLQVPRDIAIVSFNGIEEAEFASTPLTTIKVYTEEMGRTGVKLLLDRLNGRTLPHCVTLPTTLLVRQSCGYTAKEVNISKHSSR; this is encoded by the coding sequence ATGGTTCGTATTAAAGATATCGCCTTGAAAGCTAATGTTTCCAGTGCGACTGTTTCCAGAATTTTAAATGAAGATGAGTCGCTTTCTGTTGCAGGCGAAACGAGACAAAGAGTCATCCATATCGCAGAAGAACTCGGTTATCAAACGGTTGCCAAACGGCGGAAAGCCCGCGGGCAAAAACAGCGGGCCCAGCCGCTGATCGGCGTGCTGAGCTGTCTGTCCCCTGATCAGGAACGGCAGGACCCTTATTTTTCTTCTATTCGCAAAGGCATTGAAAAGGAATGCTTTGAACAGGAAATTTTCATTACAAATTCGATTCATCTCGGTTCCTTCCAGGAGCATATCTTTCGGGAACTGGATGGTGTCATTGTCATCGGCCGTGTTCATGATGAAGCGGTTACGCACATCAGCGGAAGGCTGAAGCATGCCGTATTTATCAATCACTCTCCTGATCCGCAAGCGTATGATTCGATTGGCATCGATTTTGAATCCGCTTCATGCCAGGCGATTGATCACCTTGTCAATCTAGGCTACAAACGGTTAGGGTACATTGGCGGGCAGGAAAAAGAGCATACGCTGAAGGACGGCCAAAGCATTCGCAGAACCATTGAAGACAAACGTCTGACCGCTTTTTTAGAGTTTGCCGCTCCCAAGCCTGAGCATGTGCTCACCGGAGAATACAGCATGCGTGAGGGCTTTCGCCTGATGAAGAAAGCAATCGCCCAAGGCAATCTGCCGGAAGCATTCTTTATCGCGAGCGATTCCATGGCGATCGGCGCGTTGAAAGCGCTTCAGGAAGCGGGACTGCAGGTGCCGCGGGATATAGCGATCGTCAGTTTTAACGGTATTGAAGAAGCTGAATTTGCCAGCACGCCATTAACAACGATAAAGGTGTACACAGAGGAAATGGGCCGGACAGGCGTAAAACTGCTGCTTGACCGCCTCAATGGCCGAACGCTTCCTCACTGCGTCACCCTGCCCACCACATTACTCGTGAGACAAAGCTGTGGATATACAGCTAAGGAGGTGAACATAAGCAAGCATTCATCACGATAA
- a CDS encoding ABC transporter substrate-binding protein, with amino-acid sequence MKHTFVLFLSLILLILPGCSAEKSSADSAKKTLTIYSTMSTDSERATFRKLAAAFEKEHSDIRVSLHFPGNDYENMMRVRMAANDLPDLFDTHGWGKIRYGEYTADLRDMKWTKNLDPNLNSILKNKSGKVYAYPINQAKDGLAYNRNMLDRYGIAPPETMDDFVKALRTIKEKSKGKIVPFWFAGYDKSSFAQYYDQFATPLLITDPAHNEKKQLINGTFQWSKFTYLSDILKQMQKEELINIDAVTAKKSQLIELMAQNKIAFTMQGGTLGQDVAQINPKVKVGIIPTPAIHAGDDPIWIGGERYTLAAWKDSPHVKEAKEFIAFMARPANAKQMAEATSLPSGLTNVKADIFYANDYEHYQDVKVEPYFDRLYLPNGMWDVLGTAGQELAADILTPREISMKLGREYKRLREQSETQGAENNE; translated from the coding sequence ATGAAACACACTTTTGTTTTATTTCTCTCTCTTATTCTGCTTATTCTGCCCGGATGCTCAGCAGAGAAAAGCTCGGCAGATTCCGCAAAAAAGACATTAACCATTTATTCTACAATGTCAACGGACAGTGAAAGAGCCACGTTCAGAAAACTCGCGGCGGCGTTTGAAAAAGAACACAGTGACATTCGTGTCAGTCTTCATTTCCCAGGCAATGACTATGAAAATATGATGCGTGTCAGAATGGCTGCCAATGATTTGCCTGATCTTTTTGATACGCATGGCTGGGGGAAAATCAGGTACGGAGAATATACAGCGGATCTCCGGGATATGAAGTGGACTAAAAATCTCGATCCAAATTTAAACAGCATCCTCAAAAATAAAAGCGGAAAGGTGTATGCCTATCCGATCAATCAGGCAAAAGACGGGCTGGCGTATAACCGCAATATGTTAGACCGTTACGGCATTGCCCCTCCGGAAACCATGGATGACTTTGTGAAAGCATTGCGAACGATTAAAGAAAAAAGCAAGGGAAAGATTGTTCCCTTCTGGTTTGCCGGATATGACAAAAGCTCATTCGCCCAATATTACGATCAATTCGCTACACCTCTTCTCATCACAGATCCCGCCCATAATGAAAAAAAACAGCTCATCAACGGCACTTTTCAATGGAGCAAATTCACTTATTTATCAGACATCCTTAAACAAATGCAGAAAGAAGAACTGATCAATATTGATGCTGTCACCGCAAAAAAATCACAGCTCATTGAATTAATGGCCCAAAACAAAATCGCCTTTACGATGCAAGGCGGCACACTCGGCCAGGACGTTGCCCAGATCAATCCGAAGGTCAAGGTCGGCATTATCCCGACACCCGCCATACATGCCGGAGATGACCCGATATGGATCGGCGGCGAACGCTACACGCTTGCAGCATGGAAAGACTCGCCTCATGTAAAAGAAGCAAAAGAATTTATCGCATTTATGGCACGTCCCGCCAATGCCAAACAAATGGCTGAAGCCACGTCTCTTCCCTCAGGTCTGACCAATGTGAAAGCTGATATTTTCTACGCAAATGACTATGAGCATTATCAAGATGTCAAAGTCGAACCTTACTTCGACCGTTTATACTTGCCTAACGGAATGTGGGATGTCCTTGGCACAGCCGGGCAGGAGCTTGCGGCCGACATTTTGACGCCTCGAGAGATATCGATGAAGCTGGGAAGAGAATACAAACGACTCCGGGAGCAATCGGAAACACAGGGAGCTGAAAACAATGAGTGA
- a CDS encoding carbohydrate ABC transporter permease has product MSEIARDVHVKQVKPKKQSSLWWMYIPALLSVLIFMIYPFVKGALITFTNWNGFSQVYQWVGFAQYERLFSDPDTWHILKNTLLYGLGSTFFQNAVGLLYALLLNQSIKMKAITRTIVYLPVMISPLIMGYIWYFFFSYDGGALNDLLGVFGFSPINALASPTLNPWIIVMINTYQYVGIAMVVYLAGLQSIPKDYYEAAQMDGAKQGQQFFTITLPLLMPSITINMVINIIGGLKLFDVIIALTAGGPGNASQSMSTFMYDLYFKRQDAGYAATQGIFMAFVILIISFCALAYFKRKETEMS; this is encoded by the coding sequence ATGAGTGAGATCGCAAGGGATGTTCATGTGAAACAGGTTAAGCCGAAAAAGCAGTCCTCACTTTGGTGGATGTACATTCCTGCTTTGCTCTCCGTTCTGATCTTTATGATTTATCCGTTTGTGAAGGGAGCACTGATCACCTTTACAAACTGGAACGGCTTCTCGCAAGTCTACCAATGGGTGGGATTCGCGCAATATGAAAGGCTGTTTTCTGATCCTGACACCTGGCATATCTTAAAAAACACGCTGCTTTACGGGCTCGGCAGCACCTTTTTCCAAAATGCAGTTGGACTTTTGTACGCCCTGCTCCTCAATCAAAGCATCAAAATGAAAGCGATAACAAGAACAATTGTCTATTTGCCGGTGATGATCAGCCCGCTCATTATGGGATACATTTGGTACTTTTTCTTCTCCTATGACGGAGGTGCGCTCAACGATTTGCTCGGTGTATTCGGCTTCAGCCCGATCAATGCGCTCGCCAGTCCAACACTGAATCCCTGGATCATCGTCATGATTAACACGTATCAATATGTCGGAATCGCTATGGTTGTTTACTTAGCCGGCCTGCAAAGCATTCCGAAGGATTACTATGAAGCTGCGCAAATGGATGGCGCGAAACAAGGCCAGCAGTTTTTCACCATTACGCTGCCGCTGTTAATGCCCTCGATCACGATTAATATGGTCATCAACATTATTGGAGGCTTGAAGCTGTTTGACGTCATTATCGCGCTCACCGCAGGCGGCCCCGGAAATGCGTCACAATCCATGTCCACGTTTATGTATGATTTGTATTTCAAACGGCAGGATGCCGGCTATGCCGCAACACAAGGCATATTTATGGCATTTGTCATTTTGATCATCAGCTTTTGCGCGCTTGCGTATTTTAAAAGAAAGGAGACGGAAATGTCATGA
- a CDS encoding carbohydrate ABC transporter permease — protein sequence MKAARSKNLRIITLLAGIVACAHFIPFYILLTTSLKAKGDYSSKWLFPADISFHNFSEAWEAASLGNSFINTIIITGFSALLLIIFGSLAAYPLARRETKLNKAVFALLISIMIIPPLTSMVPLYRMVVDAGMVNTHAIAILINTAAYMPLTVFLYSGFIRSTIPKELEEAARIDGAGMLKIFFTIVFPLLKPITATICIISCVFIWNDYQFAIFFLQDQKVQTLTVAMAGFFGENANNLHLVAAAALMAMMPMVILFLALQKYFIAGLSSGAVKG from the coding sequence ATGAAAGCCGCCCGTTCAAAAAACCTGCGGATCATTACGCTTCTTGCCGGCATTGTGGCCTGTGCGCATTTTATTCCTTTTTACATTCTGCTGACCACTTCATTAAAAGCAAAGGGAGACTACAGTTCGAAATGGCTGTTTCCAGCCGACATCTCCTTTCACAATTTTTCAGAGGCATGGGAGGCCGCTTCATTAGGAAATTCATTTATAAATACCATCATCATCACAGGTTTTTCTGCCTTGTTATTGATCATATTCGGCTCTCTTGCCGCCTACCCTCTTGCCCGGCGGGAAACGAAGCTGAATAAAGCCGTTTTTGCCTTGCTGATTTCCATTATGATCATCCCTCCGCTAACGTCCATGGTGCCTTTGTACCGAATGGTTGTGGACGCCGGAATGGTTAATACACACGCCATCGCCATTTTGATCAATACAGCGGCTTACATGCCGTTAACCGTATTCTTGTATTCAGGCTTTATCCGATCGACCATTCCAAAGGAGCTTGAAGAAGCCGCTAGAATTGACGGCGCAGGCATGCTGAAAATCTTTTTTACGATCGTGTTTCCTCTGCTGAAGCCGATCACTGCGACCATCTGTATTATTTCCTGTGTCTTCATATGGAACGACTATCAATTTGCGATTTTCTTTTTACAAGATCAAAAGGTTCAGACACTAACAGTTGCCATGGCAGGTTTTTTCGGAGAAAACGCCAACAACCTGCATTTAGTTGCCGCAGCCGCGCTCATGGCGATGATGCCGATGGTCATTCTGTTTTTGGCGCTGCAAAAATACTTCATTGCCGGCCTGTCATCCGGAGCGGTAAAGGGATAA